One Acetobacterium sp. KB-1 DNA segment encodes these proteins:
- the fabF gene encoding beta-ketoacyl-ACP synthase II, whose amino-acid sequence MNRRVVITGCGAVSPVGSTVERFWENLKNGRCGIDFIKKFDTTDLKVKIAGEVHDFEPLDYIKKNEIRKTDLFTQYGIGAAVQAMEDSGVQAYVDPTRLGVYMGSGIGGIHTFIDECHKMDTKGPGRISPFFIPMMISNIAAGTIAIRYNAQGPCLPIVTACATGTHSIGEAFRSIKHGYADAIIAGGTEASISPLSVAGFTNLTALTTVNDPTRASIPFDKNRSGFVMGEGAGALVLEDLESALNRGAKIYGEVVGYGNTCDAYHITAPHPDAIGGTRAISLAMAEAVSSGIKFEQSQIYVNAHGTSTPLNDKSETIAIKNALGEHLNRTLVSSTKSMTGHMLGAAGAIEAIASVMALRDGIIPPTIGYQEADPDCDLDYVNNEKRDVQSDIALSISLGFGGHNGCLAFVRYAGE is encoded by the coding sequence ATGAATCGACGAGTTGTTATAACAGGATGTGGTGCTGTTTCTCCAGTGGGTAGCACTGTAGAACGTTTTTGGGAAAACCTTAAAAACGGAAGATGCGGCATTGACTTTATTAAGAAATTTGATACCACCGACCTAAAAGTGAAAATTGCAGGTGAGGTTCATGATTTTGAACCCCTTGACTATATTAAAAAGAATGAAATCCGAAAAACTGACCTATTTACCCAATACGGCATTGGCGCAGCTGTCCAGGCAATGGAAGACAGTGGTGTCCAGGCGTATGTGGACCCCACCCGACTGGGTGTTTATATGGGTTCTGGCATCGGCGGTATTCACACCTTTATTGATGAATGCCATAAAATGGATACCAAAGGCCCTGGCCGGATTTCGCCTTTTTTCATCCCAATGATGATTTCAAATATCGCCGCGGGAACCATCGCCATTCGCTATAATGCCCAGGGACCCTGTCTACCGATTGTTACAGCTTGTGCCACGGGTACCCATTCCATTGGAGAAGCATTTCGAAGTATTAAGCACGGTTATGCCGATGCCATTATTGCCGGCGGCACTGAAGCCAGTATTTCTCCTTTGTCGGTGGCCGGCTTTACTAATTTAACGGCTTTGACTACCGTTAACGATCCCACCCGGGCCTCCATTCCCTTTGACAAAAACCGTAGCGGTTTTGTTATGGGTGAAGGCGCTGGTGCACTGGTATTAGAAGATCTGGAATCCGCCCTGAACCGCGGCGCGAAAATTTACGGCGAAGTTGTCGGCTACGGGAATACCTGCGATGCCTATCACATTACTGCCCCCCATCCCGACGCCATCGGTGGCACCCGAGCCATCAGCCTGGCTATGGCGGAGGCGGTCAGTTCGGGCATTAAATTTGAGCAATCTCAGATTTATGTAAACGCTCATGGTACCAGCACCCCACTTAACGATAAATCAGAAACCATTGCCATTAAAAATGCCCTGGGTGAACATCTCAATCGAACGCTGGTCAGCTCCACCAAATCAATGACTGGCCATATGTTGGGGGCAGCGGGTGCCATTGAAGCGATCGCTTCAGTGATGGCCTTGAGAGATGGCATTATTCCCCCCACCATTGGTTATCAGGAAGCTGATCCAGATTGTGATCTGGATTATGTCAACAATGAAAAACGAGACGTCCAGAGTGATATTGCTCTATCGATCTCCCTTGGTTTTGGTGGTCACAATGGTTGTCTGGCATTTGTTAGATATGCAGGAGAATAA
- the fabG gene encoding 3-oxoacyl-[acyl-carrier-protein] reductase, which produces MLTGKTALITGGAKGIGRAIALKIAQAHGNVAIMYRGSQTNALLTINELQALGVQAKSYQCDVSDFNATKELVAQVIKDFDGLDILVNNAGITNDKLLIAMKETDFDSVINTNLKGAFNMTKHVGTYLLKQRKGRIINISSVSGLMGNVGQCNYAAAKAGLIGLTKSTAKEMAMRGVTCNAIAPGFIDTDMTKELKPEIKEEIIKQIPLKRLGQADDIANLCVYLSSDLSGYITGEVIKVDGGLYI; this is translated from the coding sequence ATGTTAACAGGAAAAACTGCACTCATTACAGGTGGTGCAAAAGGAATTGGACGGGCCATCGCCCTTAAAATTGCCCAGGCCCATGGAAATGTGGCCATTATGTACCGTGGTAGCCAAACTAATGCGCTACTGACCATCAATGAACTGCAGGCTTTGGGTGTGCAGGCCAAAAGCTATCAATGTGACGTGTCCGATTTTAACGCCACTAAAGAACTGGTTGCCCAGGTTATTAAGGATTTTGATGGATTAGATATCCTGGTGAATAATGCTGGAATTACTAATGACAAGCTGTTAATCGCCATGAAGGAAACTGATTTTGATAGTGTCATTAACACCAATTTAAAAGGTGCCTTCAACATGACCAAGCACGTCGGCACTTACCTGCTCAAGCAGCGCAAAGGTCGAATTATCAATATCTCCTCAGTTTCAGGCTTAATGGGCAATGTGGGCCAATGCAATTACGCCGCTGCCAAAGCCGGTCTTATCGGTCTGACCAAGTCCACTGCTAAAGAAATGGCCATGCGGGGAGTCACCTGTAATGCCATTGCTCCAGGTTTTATCGACACTGATATGACCAAAGAATTAAAACCCGAAATTAAAGAAGAGATTATTAAACAAATTCCCTTAAAACGTTTGGGACAGGCAGATGATATTGCCAATCTCTGCGTTTATTTAAGTAGCGATTTATCAGGCTATATTACAGGAGAAGTCATTAAAGTTGATGGCGGTCTCTATATTTAG